The genomic stretch tgtcaactccgggttgatctgcacctcggtaacagagtcggtttcctgggtggaggccaggatgtcaaccagggcctctgcttcacgGTCCGGTAgtaaactgcagacagggagagtgcaagcggttctatcatgatgttcctttaacatattgacatggtacgttttcagctgcttaccttggtcatccagcgctaccacatacagtggtgtgaaaaactatttgcccccttcctgatttcttattcttttgcatgtttgtcacacttaaatgtttctgctcaacaaaaaccgttaactattagtcaaagataacctaattgaacccaaaatgcagttttaaatgatgggttttattatttagtgagaaaaaaaaactccaaatctacatggccctgtgtgaaaaagtgattgccccccttgttaaaaaataacttaaaggtggtttattacacctgagttcaatttctgtagtcacccccaggcctgattacggccacacctgtttcaatcaagaaatcacttaaataggagctgacacagagaagtagaccaaaagcacctcaaaagctagacaccatgccaagatccaaagaaattcaggaacaaatgagaacaacaatactgtaattgaaatctatcagtctggtaaaggttataaagccatttctaaagctttgggactccagcaaaccacagtgagagccattatccacaaatggcaaacacatggaacagtaatgaaccttcccaggagtggccggccgacaaaaattaccccaagagcgcagagaaaactcattcgagaggccacaaaagaccccaggacaacatctaaagaactgcaggcctcacttgcctcaattaagctcagtgttcacgactccaccataagaaagagactgggcaaaaacggcctgcatggaagatatctaaGGCGCaaacacttttaagcaaaaagaacattaaggctcgtctcaattttgctaaaaaaacatctcaatgattgccaagacatttgggaaaataccttgtggaccgacgagacaaaagttgaactttttggaaggtgcgtgtcccgttacatctggcgtagaagtaacacagcatttcagcagaagaacatcataccaacagtaaaatatggtggtggtagtgtgatggtctggggttgttttgctgcttcaggaactggaaggcatgctgtgatagatggaaccatgaattctactgtctgccaaaaaatcctgaaggagaatgtccggccatctattcgtcaactcaagctgaagcgatcttgggtgctgcagcaggacaatgacccaaaacacaccagcaaattcacctctgaatggctgaagaaaaacaaaatgaagactttggagaggcctagtcaaagtcctgacctgaatcctattgagctgttgtggcatgaccttaaagagaatctgtattgttaaaatcgcacaaaagtaaacataccagtgcgttaggggacatctcctattaccctctgtcacaatttcgccgctcctcgccgcattaaaagtggttaaaaacagtttttaaaagtttgtttgtaaacaaacaaaatggccaccaaaacaggaagtaggttgatgtacagtatgtccacacatagaaaatacaaccatacacaagcaggctgtatacacccttccttttgaatctcaagatatcatttgtgtgtttctttctccctgcagttctcatgcactgaagtttcaggctgctcttttttctcctgcaaacagctttgcccttgtctgtaactcctcagtatgtgaaagcccagccagctcagaggacgatttatccagcttgtaaaagataagagagaagctgctctaatctaaataacacacaggcagtgtgcatagaggggagttcatagcagaaccacaacactgaagaacttggcagccttccagacacaggctgacaagtctgacaagggaaagatacattgatttattacagagactgtgatagcagaaagtgctgcagtaagccagaacacattagaatagcttttggaacttgtaggatgataaaaaacaggatgcaatttttgttacggagtctctttaaaaaggcggttcatgctagaaaaccctcaaataaagctgaattacaacaattctgcaaagatgagtgggccaaaattcctccagagcgctgtaaaagactcgttgcaagttattgcaaatgcttgattgcagttattgctgctaagggtggcccaaacagttattagcttcagggggcaatttctttttcacacagggccatgcaggttttgaggtttttttttctcactaaataataaaaaacatcatttaaaacagcattttgtgttcaattatgttatctttgactaatagttaatggtttttgatgagcagaaacatttaagtgtgacaaacatgcaaaagaataagaaatcaggaagggggcaaatagtttttcacaccactgtatgtcacATCTCCAATtttcctatgtatggtatagggcccatcccaagcggcctgcagcttattctgtcgcatcgggtttaggacccacACCTTGCGgcctacctcataaactctctccctagccccatggtcataccactgcttctgggtggcctgggcttgagtaaGATTCTCTCACACCAACCCCACCAGGGTTTCCATCTGTTCCCGGAACTTTAGAACATATTCTACTATGGAGACCCGGGgacccatatcctgcccctcccaggcctctcgaatgagatcgaggggtccgcgtaccctcctcccatataagagctcaaagggcgagaacccgaTGGATGCCTGGGacacctcacgataagcaaacagtaagtggggcaggtagcgctcccagtctctcccttgcgattcaacaaacacctttagcatctgtttcagagtaccattgaaccgctcacataacccatttgtctgggggtggtaagggctggccatgatgtgttctacctgcatttgcttacagaggcattccattaggtGCGACATcaattgcgggccgtgatcggtgagcatttcacGGGGAAAACTGACCCGTGAGAAAATGTGCACCAATGCATCtgcaaccttgtctgcccgtatggagctcggggctacagcttcagggtaacgagtggcataatctaccaccgtgAGAATGAAAcatttccctgtgctgctgggtattgctaAAGGCCCAATGatgtcaacagcaaccctttggaagggctcctctatgatgggcaagggcctcagtggggctttgtctgtgccacctgctttgccgacctgctgacatgcgacacaagaccggcaaaaatctgcaatatctgtccccatgtggggccaataaaaattgtgggcaagACGGACTTTGGTCTTGCagatccccaagtgaccagccaggggcacctcatgtgctattcttaatagctgctccctgtgcctgtggggaacaatcaactgccgctctgcctcctccacttcagacggctcagagggaataacctctctgtacagtctgccttgctcccagtacaccctcactttgtCGCCCTCAGCTGGCGCCCTGTCCGCCAGACCCGAGTTCTTCCAGGCTGCTATTAAGTCGTACAGCCTCAGAAaactcagcgctgtcggccacaggcaccagggaggtggcaaactgagaggcctctgggtcctcagagtaaggctctgaagtggaagagcccgacccagtgacatcagccccttcagtggacaattagtctgctgcagcccggtgagcactgcgggtaaccactgcagctgacggagcgttcactgtacacctgtcattatgcaacacatcacatattacatcaacattatctgtattCATGGTAACAGcgtgtccccctccaggcctgggcactggagactcactagggctggctcctagtacacagtccttaGCCCCTGGGGGCTCACCAGCACCCCCCACTTGCACAGAgtcatcaaacagtaccttgcaagagtcctgaacttctgctggtgaTGAAGGCTCCACAGgcgttggagtaggctcataccgggccactaaccgtcccaggtcagtacccaacaaaacgtttgtGGGGATGGCATCAGTTACCCCcactttcattccgctgccggccccccaatccaggtggaccaaggcggtgggtatggctggggtgacacccccaactcctttgacagccatagtcttacTAGGAGTGTACTCCTCGGgattcacaagctgggggtgcactagagtcacctctgctccagtgtctctcagaccggtggtaactgtatccccaaccgtgacaggttgcagattctctgcatagctacctgcattcctggtagcacacaaagcattccgggccccgccagagtgtggggcttccttcttcttttctgggcacgtagcactaatatgacccggtttgttacaggcaaaacatttccgagtgtcaacggtggctgtttTACCTCCAGGAGGCTGCGGTgcttggcttcgctgggtgctcagaggagaggGTCTCACggtcttttctcccttccagctgggtgcagaagtcctccgaaaatcagatgTTCGATTGGACGTGTAGGAATCAGCAACTTTCGCTGCCTCATTCACGGTCTTCGGCTCTTGGTCCCGtgcaaactgccggacctcaacaggacaagtgtggaggaactggtcttttattatcagttcctgcagggcatcaaaggttttaacagccagtccttttaaccactgctgaaaggcagtgcgcaggttacaagcatgatccaggtaactgtcattgggACCCGGCTGcaatgtcctgaaacgtttgcgatacacctctggtgtGAGGTGGTATCGagtaatgatggctttcttaattgcctcaaagtctgcttcttcctcctgggggagactcacaaacgcctccagggccttgcctctcagccctggtgtgagataccttgtccactgctcacggggcaccccatactgccgacaagtcctttcaaacccctgtaggaacgtgtctatgtcagagtctttgtccatagcggggaacttatcaagggggattctgtggactcgctcaccttcgcgttctgcgggtccagcagaccggttctgctgctgaagtttagccagctccagctggtgttgacgCTCAGCACTCTCCCTCTCCGCCTcgtgtcgctgtgcagcttgttccctctcagcctggagtcgctgtgcagcttgttccttctgggcttgtcgtatttccctctctgcttgccgatgttccaggatcagctttaggcgcagttcggtaTCAGCCgagcctagtagctgtaggtcagcttccagagatgtcatctccgtgttcggtggatcgtccaggacatcatctccactcgcattctgtggcgggagcgattcctcctctggcgtgtcgtgagctgcacccGCTGGCGGTGGAGCACGgggttgctctgcctcatcatactcctcgagggcacgaactaactgctccttagtctggccgctcaccgtctcgatgcctttgtgctcacacaggttgagtagtatttctttgcttggccttgcatagctggttgctttctgagccatcatgtggcaaaataaaaagaaaaagggggaggggaagcaaaataccaagtgtgtatccttgaaaaaaaaaaaaagtatatatattctgCACTGagaagacttctgtaggctagtcgcttctaacagcttccagcctttagtacacaGAATagagagctaaactgcgtactaatgtactaaacgttcccactattgccagccaattatgtcaggaaccggcccgtggcacgcctgcgtatacggttccccactgcgggtttgaccagatcgagaggggaagcagccttagtcgagctaccacaaggctgtgacccctcaaacacttctcactgccaccactagctgttgctagacacatccactctgctgtcgagtgctcagcacgcaatccgtgttttcgtattcgggtcagctttgcgctttaggccaaatacaggaacgccacgcacacacacacacagttgcaatcttacactgtagtgaagcgaaaccactaacagtcattccgaacgatactgttagccactccgagacttcccactctgctgtcgagtgcggAAGTGCcagatacacacaatgcaattacaatcttatacggcaatgttgctcaatcatacaatcaggcatggacttatacacagttacacttcagtctcctctactaggctatgagtgttagttcagtacagcagaagtcaaacttataaaataacgatttaatattccaggaaaaaagtggaacaatgcagaaaataatatacacaaaagatttacaacaacaaagtaaaaagttacaaaataaaagtttacaAGGATACaagtacaaagatacacacaaggctaatttgcttaccaaaataaacagggatcaagatagaagaaccttggacttggttttgtggacggacacagttctggttggaccaggagccCACTTAGCTTGGACCGGGAGTCTACCTAGCTTCAGCTACCGTCAAGagcggactgattttaggtatctgcccctgccttttatgctgggagatttgccttgaggctacaagcctgtttggacgggggaactagttttaattaaatctccagACATAATTTAATTCCCAGATTCTTCAGTTTGTCATATCCTTTCTGTAATATGCGAACTTCCCAGGTTTTTCCTGTACATTTTTGATCTTTACAGAGATTTCCCATCTCCAGGTGACAGGTGATAACTTGAGCAAGGCTTTCAacattccagcaggctgtcatatgtaaatttctggctcaggctggtgtggAGCCAGTCTAGGTGATacatctgagacagtatttcacagcagatcaaaggtggggaCTTGACTGCTCTTAGCATAATAAGCCATTTCCTGGCAAGAGGCTAGTTAGCCaattagcagttcctgctcctattCACAATCATTCACGTTCAGATGCAAATGTAGTTGTCATTGACATATGGACAATCACCTTAACACCTTCTTTGAGCCAGGTGACAATACCTTCACAAGCCAGCTGCCCGACTGGCCtctgaacatacatacacatctgaggtagtacccagtagacagaaaaatgaaagaaataggttcctgtattatccttaacatcataactagctgctatattcctgacaggcaggacaaaagaaaaaatgAGGTGAAGATAAGAAGTGCCCGCAGGgaagagcgggaatcgatccgggcacccgcggggacgagcgggaatcgatccagcggcttgattacacggtacaaaatgtaccgtgtatttccagcataacacAATTTATTTAACAAACTAAAAAACTCCTAGTTTGCAATCATGCCCCTACTTCGGGGATGCCTGTAGTAAAACTACACCGCACTTGTGGCAGGACCACCATGTGAGGCTATTAATGCAGGAAGTGAGGCCCTAAGACTTTTAGTTAGGCCCCTGTATTAGATGGGAAAAAGTGGCATTTCtgggcatgtttttttttgtttttgctttttacaCGATGTACCATTGAATACTTTTAACTgcatacataattattatatGGGTAAACCTATATAATAATCCCCatttctctgcatccctgtgtgaccgtgcgtttgcgctactgcacatgtgccgtACGGACAGCCTCGGGACAGGGGGCCGGCCAGGCACGCTAACTGTGCGGCGGTCACAGGGGAGGTAGGAGGGGGGGTTCCAACACAgaactagagcccatttttaaacaggcttaggtctaccAGTATGTTTATATTTTAACAGTGTTGTCCTGTGCCATAAAACAATAAATCTCAGTAGAGAGTTGACAGTTCCATTCATATGGGCAGACGAAATAGTAAAATGCAGCGGGACACTCACTTGTTTGTTTGCTTAGAAGTTACCATGGCAGCAAGATGCTTGAGCGTAGCTACACAGTTGTTACAGTGGTACTATTTATTGTTAGTTTTAGCATAGCTGATTTCAATCAATGTGCATATAcaacattttaaagagacactgaagcgaaaaaaaaaaaatgatataatgaattggttgtgtactataaataattactagattagcagcaaagaaaatattctcatacttttattttcaggtatatagtgttttttctaacattgcattattctataatatgtgcagattacacaacactcagcattcaaaatgagtctttcagagcagtctgtgaagtaatgacatctcctctggcagaggaaaagtaaacagtttaattacagttgagataataaaagtcagataacagccctctccaccactaacttggtcggagagcttaaagggaaccttaaccggcgggggaaaaaaaaattcacttacctgggggctttcccaagcctcctgcagccgtcctgtgcctgcgccggtccttcggtgccctccggtctccctccgccgctaagtttcgttttcggacgactgccagtcgtcctcgggcaaagcgtcatcttcttccgcattccccgtcgtaaagagccgtaaagcgcgtccgcgtaaagagccgtaaagcgcgtttaCGATGGGGAATCCGGAAGAagatgacgctttgcccgaggacgactggcagtcgtccgaaaacgaaacttagcggcggagggagaccggagggcaccgaaggaccagcgcgggcacaggacggctgcaggaggcttgggaaagcccccaggtaagtgaattttttttccccgccggttaaggttccctttaatggcttgtttgcatagagataacaactggagtttctcaactcttcctgtactggaaacaattagactgatgtatctgatcttaatgttttatttcttagctgtactacacatacaaatcatatcataatttttttttcgcttcagtgtctctttaaggaactacatcATTACTGATTATCTGCTTTCTCTCTATTGGAATACTGTATGGCACTATTTTTTCCTGACCCATCTTGTCCACTGATCGCACAAAAGTACGGTCCGATTACTGCCATGAAACCCGATGTTCCTGACAACAACAAAGGACAGGCATCTTGCAGATCCTTTCATAGACACGTTCAAATAAGCAGTGTCCAAACAAGTTCAAATTTCTTCCCAATAGAATAGGTTGTCTTATCTCACTCCCATCATTAGGTGTTCTTGGAAGAAAACATAGAAGATAGTAACATGACTTTTCCAActtaaaggcacgtacacacgccatacttccgCAAACGGTGGGtccctcagaccctcccgctgggcggacattcTGCCGAcaatagcacgtgtgtacgcgttgTCGGCAGatctttcagaaacagccttatcagtctgccgacagcgcggacCCTGAAGTTATGGCAATCAGAAACACAATTTTAAGTGTTAGTTTGCAGACATAACAGTTTGGGACAAACTGAACTGATACTAAGCATTCCAATACGGGCAGTATATCCCACTGTGGAAACCTTGGTTTCTTGGGTGGCCTTAATTTTATTACTGctattaggaattttacaagactgtGGGATGACCAAAAGTTCCCTAAAATTTCTGACAATGCAGCGACATGTCCTCTAAAGGAATACTgaggtgaaaatgaactgattagataaacaattgtatcctcctactcctaataaTGACTTTTTGagacatcccacagttttattgtatgtttaAATCACCTTAGTTTTTAATGCTTCATTATCTGCTCAGTGACACAgtctttgaagtatgccagagcaaaaataattttaataagaTGAAATTACAAAATGCTTGCGTGAAAATGACATATGCAATATCTGGAAATCTTtgcttttctttttacaaaaaaaGATCTCCACTTTAAAGAAATCTTCAGGCAATCAGATTTTATCTTGTACAGGTATATccaagttaacctccttgccggttatcctgagctcagctcggggtaacctgcgcaggaggatttctccggccccgctgggccgatttgcataatttttttttgttacatgcagctagcactttgctagctgcttgtaacattcgatcgccgccgctcgtcgccgatccgccgcgccccctccagaccccttgcgcagcctggccaatcagtgccaggcagcgctgaggggtggatcgggattccctctgatgtcccgacgtccatgacgtcatcccgcccagtcaccatggcgaccggggaagcccagcaggaaatctggTTCTGAACGgcatttcctgcttactccgatcgccggaagcgatcggagagGCTGCAgcgctgccgctgctcagcggctatcatgtagcgagccctgggctcgctacatgatataaaaaaaaaaaaaattaattaaaaaaagtgctgcgctgcctccttgccgggggaattagaccggcaaggaggttaaaacatgAATTTTTAAGAAGTGTTCAAATATCTAATTTTCAGTTCCAAAAATCAGTCAAATAAGCCAGGTCCCCATCTTCAAAGCCAAGCAAACTGGCACTCTGGGACAAGCACCTCCAGTATATCACAGTGACATGCAAGTCACTAACCTGGGAAATAAAGCACTCCCCATAATGGGAAGACAGAGGTGTTGGCTTTGTGTTATGCAACAATTACTTTAATAACGAAAATAGGGTATTGAAGcaatttcctttaaccacttcaaatCAATTGAGAGGTTAAAACGGGTGTATGCAGTGGCCCGTGCATGCTCCCGTGGCATGCGTGCACATTTTGACAAAACAGGCATTTCGTAAATGTTCTATTTGcactaattagtgcacaaataggAAATGTTAAACCATCCATTttgccttaagtggttaaagtgaacctgaagtgacatgtgacatgatgagttaaAGGTACACACGATACCATCCCTACTTAGAAATTATGTGAAGTCCATTTCTGTTTTCCAATACAgtaatctaaaaaaaataaaaaaaaataaaaataaaaaattgacttgtcatctatgcaaaagatcttcTCTGAGCTTGTAGAAGTCAGTTCTGTTTTCTCTAGAGCAAATAAAAGCTTAAGCAGCCAAGAAACAGGGAGAGAAAGCATGAGATAAGGTTTTGCTGCAGGAAAGTCCAAAGGATCATCAGCTCTGCTTCTtttacagcttaaagagacactgaagcggaaaaaaatatgatattatgatttgtatgtgtagtacagctaagaaataaaacattaagatcagataaatcagtctaattgtttccagtacaggaagagttaagaaactccagttgttatctctatgtaaaaaagccattaagctctacgactttctaagtcgtggagagggctgttttctgacttttattatctcaactgttcctgaactatttaccttttctctgccagaggagaggtcattagttcacagactgctctgaaagaataattttgaatgctgagtgttgtgtaatctgcacatattatagaatgatgctgtaacgattggtgtcagcaacacagatttttctgattattagtgatctgcagtatcaccaataatacagatgctatacccgattatatggtgatctgcataatcaccaataataccagtatagctagacacaggacacccaatgtgatatagtgttttgtgcaacaTTAATAggagaggttatctcccgagaagcgggagatacagacactactgcagccaaggattccctgaggtgcagggaatcagactgtactgcagccagcggACCTTAGGGAGGTAGAGGCCCACTAGCTGTGCTGCACAAtagtctccagaggagctggtgaccataggccAGATATAGCAGCTAGTAACCACCTaaagagcaggtgtcacaggagtacagtaaggctgtttcacccaagggctaggtgacagccaggaaggtcaggcaagccaggtcggcaacacacggacagacaaagtacagaagcggaaggctgattcggtatccaggtacaggcaaggttggtaacaggtagtcagaatggcggaggtaccgaatcagagaacaggagagtaatcaggaaagccaaaggtcataacggGTTAACAGTAATATCTCACAAtcgtagtcttaggtgtgaggtccttggtctcaacacctgggatctagtctaacagatgataaTAACAATATAGcaactcctagtcttaggtgtgaggtccttggtctcaacacctgggaactagtctaacacataaacagtagcaagcaatagtactttaaagctatcaaaggaatctgactcagtgtgaattcccagctccggctggttctaacacactgtgggatctgactcaggtctgagcgctcacacgtatatgttcgcaacagcagacaacttgcaagtcctatatatactaacagcgctcaccagcgccaccccagacactcagccaatccggatcgtagctggagtcagctgatcggcatgatcagctgactccccttctagcagcataaaggtcctgtcgcctgccgCACGCACGCATAGATCTccgtctgtgtgcactagaaggaccaggcaagacAGCCCCATGCTGCtgcgcggcatctccgctatgcattacagatgcaatgttagaaaaaacactatatagaaactggatagaccagcacccgaatggggacagacgtgtgctagagtggaaagacccaatagccctcagagggtcagcaaagtccaacacgagaagtccacagcaccacgtcagtaatgtatagctattttattaaaagaaatacaaagagatagccatagcagcgacagacgctgtttcggacaaagtccttcctcaagctgtatcaggctctctctgaaatacaatccaattgctactcctatatatactagctgtcaAAACGACAtaaccaatcaggatgcagggtatatggaggacctgatggggaactgcaagaaAGCCAAGTAAGCTACACCCACTAAGATAAAGAGCCAATCGCTGTCAGACCCAAAAATTCAAATATTCCCTTACCTCCtccttccaactgacaaaaatgtagaggacctgatggggaactgcagctcACTCCCCGTGTGCCATGCCAAAACACTTCCTGAAACGTCATGGTGACATCATGACGTACGCATTGACGCATGCGTA from Hyperolius riggenbachi isolate aHypRig1 chromosome 5, aHypRig1.pri, whole genome shotgun sequence encodes the following:
- the LOC137519392 gene encoding uncharacterized protein, which translates into the protein SYARPSKEILLNLCEHKGIETVSGQTKEQLVRALEEYDEAEQPRAPPPAGAAHDTPEEESLPPQNASGDDVLDDPPNTEMTSLEADLQLLGSADTELRLKLILEHRQAEREIRQAQKEQAERESAERQHQLELAKLQQQNRSAGPAEREGERVHRIPLDKFPAMDKDSDIDTFLQGFERTCRQYGVPREQWTRYLTPGLRGKALEAFVSLPQEEEADFEAIKKAIITRYHLTPEVYRKRFRTLQPGPNDSYLDHACNLRTAFQQWLKGLAVKTFDALQELIIKDQFLHTCPVEVRQFARDQEPKTVNEAAKVADSYTSNRTSDFRRTSAPSWKGEKTVRPSPLSTQRSQAPQPPGGKTATVDTRKCFACNKPGHISATCPEKKKEAPHSGGARNALCATRNAGSYAENLQPVTVGDTVTTGLRDTGAEVTLVHPQLVNPEEYTPSKTMAVKGVGGVTPAIPTALVHLDWGAGSGMKVGVTDAIPTNVLLGTDLGRLVARYEPTPTPVEPSSPAEVQDSCKVLFDDSVQVGGAGICEVYQERLIFSLWDELSEFGRSAPDWLCSYVYFDVTLCRIRMGERRLASSSDLLTSNG